The following proteins come from a genomic window of Sorghum bicolor cultivar BTx623 chromosome 3, Sorghum_bicolor_NCBIv3, whole genome shotgun sequence:
- the LOC8075418 gene encoding uncharacterized protein LOC8075418 isoform X1, with product MASPTVAASSSRAGPTDILTAAPSPASPPRRLASAPPAVDASGSFSPDSAVDAPHFLFFSFLFCPGACLMWRGVWLCIARCSRAGARSTGFCSGCRLTRFSCKILTALSKKIFFFGAKFGTCQEVQKLRLYKNRLLRFIFCQRLMIQTSQSIGDAPYGDHFTVEGIWDLEQDSLDENCCDLRIYTNVAFSKKTIFRGKIEENHVK from the exons ATGGCCTCGCCCACGGTCGCTGCCTCCTCGAGCCGGGCGGGCCCCACCGACATCCTCACCGCCGCGCCCTCGCCCGCCTCCCCGCCGCGGCGGCTCGCGTCGGCGCCGCCCGCCGTCGACGCGTCCGGGTCCTTCTCCCCGGACTCCGCCGTCGACGCACCgcatttcctttttttttctttcctcttctgCCCTGGTGCGTGTCTGATGTGGCGCGGTGTTTGGTTGTGCATAGCCCGCTGCTCGCGAGCAGGAGCGAGGAGTACAGGCTTTTGTTCCGGCTGCCGCCTGACGAG GTTCTCGTGCAAGATTTTAACTGCGCTCTCCAAGAAAATATTCTTCTTCG GTGCAAAATTTGGGACTTGTCAAGAGGTTCAGAAACTTCGTCTTTACAAAAACAGGTTACTAAGATTCATTTTTTGCCA GCGTCTAATGATTCAAACCTCTCAGTCAATAGGTGATGCCCCATATGGGGACCATTTCACTGTAGAG GGCATCTGGGATCTTGAACAAGATAGCCTAGATGAGAACTGTTGTGACCTCAGGATATATACTAATGTAGCTTTCTCAAAGAAAACAATATTTAGAG GGAAAATAGAGGAGAAccatgtgaaataa
- the LOC8075418 gene encoding uncharacterized protein LOC8075418 isoform X2, translating into MASPTVAASSSRAGPTDILTAAPSPASPPRRLASAPPAVDASGSFSPDSAVDAPHFLFFSFLFCPGACLMWRGVWLCIARCSRAGARSTGFCSGCRLTRFSCKILTALSKKIFFFGAKFGTCQEVQKLRLYKNRRLMIQTSQSIGDAPYGDHFTVEGIWDLEQDSLDENCCDLRIYTNVAFSKKTIFRGKIEENHVK; encoded by the exons ATGGCCTCGCCCACGGTCGCTGCCTCCTCGAGCCGGGCGGGCCCCACCGACATCCTCACCGCCGCGCCCTCGCCCGCCTCCCCGCCGCGGCGGCTCGCGTCGGCGCCGCCCGCCGTCGACGCGTCCGGGTCCTTCTCCCCGGACTCCGCCGTCGACGCACCgcatttcctttttttttctttcctcttctgCCCTGGTGCGTGTCTGATGTGGCGCGGTGTTTGGTTGTGCATAGCCCGCTGCTCGCGAGCAGGAGCGAGGAGTACAGGCTTTTGTTCCGGCTGCCGCCTGACGAG GTTCTCGTGCAAGATTTTAACTGCGCTCTCCAAGAAAATATTCTTCTTCG GTGCAAAATTTGGGACTTGTCAAGAGGTTCAGAAACTTCGTCTTTACAAAAACAG GCGTCTAATGATTCAAACCTCTCAGTCAATAGGTGATGCCCCATATGGGGACCATTTCACTGTAGAG GGCATCTGGGATCTTGAACAAGATAGCCTAGATGAGAACTGTTGTGACCTCAGGATATATACTAATGTAGCTTTCTCAAAGAAAACAATATTTAGAG GGAAAATAGAGGAGAAccatgtgaaataa